Proteins found in one uncultured Desulfuromonas sp. genomic segment:
- a CDS encoding type II toxin-antitoxin system HipA family toxin: MITKLIVYSDSAVVGHLWLDEKKSFCFQYDESWLRTSAIPLSLFLPLRSEPYVADESHAFFANLLPEQKIRQVIARNLGVSPHNDFGLLEKIGGDCAGAVSLYPEGVQSTAEKTYTAVSTQELSHIIKKLPQKPFLAGESGFRLSLAGVQNKLPVFYSEGQFALPQGGAPSNTIIKPPIETLDGTVENEAFCMALASAIGLPVPNAFIHDLDGSRIFAIERYDRAKSEDGLKRVHQEDFCQAMGTLPEYKYEHEGGPSFAQCVTLLRKLSAKPAKDVMALLDWLIFNFLIGNSDAHGKNISFLLLPQGPALAPFYDLLSTRIYVHYGLTGDMAMKIGDEVDPDKVTKQNWEALAKDIQISSRYIVPRVVLIANKIENVRLQLFTEKFAPYKSDCLYRLNQFIAESCERTTKKLV, from the coding sequence ATGATAACGAAACTGATCGTGTACAGCGACAGTGCCGTGGTTGGCCATCTGTGGCTGGATGAAAAGAAATCCTTTTGTTTTCAGTACGATGAAAGCTGGCTGCGGACCTCCGCGATTCCCCTGTCGCTTTTCCTCCCATTACGCAGTGAACCCTATGTGGCCGATGAGTCACACGCTTTCTTTGCCAACCTGTTGCCCGAACAAAAAATTCGCCAAGTTATTGCGCGAAATTTGGGGGTCTCCCCGCACAACGACTTTGGTTTGTTGGAAAAAATCGGCGGGGATTGTGCCGGGGCAGTGTCTTTATACCCCGAAGGCGTTCAATCCACGGCAGAAAAGACCTACACCGCTGTGTCCACCCAGGAATTGTCGCACATCATCAAAAAACTGCCGCAAAAGCCCTTTCTGGCCGGTGAGTCCGGGTTTCGGCTTTCACTCGCCGGAGTGCAGAATAAATTACCCGTCTTTTATTCAGAAGGACAGTTTGCGCTTCCCCAGGGCGGAGCGCCAAGCAACACCATCATCAAACCGCCGATTGAAACCTTAGACGGCACGGTTGAAAATGAAGCGTTCTGCATGGCTCTGGCCAGTGCCATCGGTCTGCCTGTGCCCAACGCATTCATTCATGACCTTGATGGTTCCCGGATCTTTGCCATTGAGAGATACGACCGCGCCAAGAGTGAAGACGGGTTGAAAAGAGTGCATCAGGAGGATTTCTGTCAGGCCATGGGAACGCTGCCGGAATACAAATACGAGCATGAAGGCGGCCCCAGCTTTGCGCAGTGTGTCACATTGCTGCGCAAACTCAGCGCAAAACCGGCCAAAGATGTCATGGCTCTGCTGGATTGGCTGATCTTCAACTTTTTAATCGGTAATTCAGATGCACACGGCAAAAATATTTCCTTCTTACTGCTGCCGCAAGGACCGGCCTTGGCGCCGTTCTATGACCTTTTGTCGACACGGATCTACGTGCATTATGGTCTCACCGGAGACATGGCGATGAAAATTGGCGATGAAGTTGACCCGGACAAAGTAACGAAGCAAAACTGGGAAGCTCTCGCAAAGGACATTCAAATCAGTTCCAGATATATCGTGCCGAGAGTTGTTTTGATTGCCAATAAAATTGAGAACGTCAGGCTGCAACTCTTCACCGAAAAATTTGCGCCATACAAAAGTGACTGTCTGTATCGGTTAAATCAGTTTATTGCCGAGTCGTGCGAGAGGACGACAAAAAAGCTTGTATAA
- a CDS encoding metallophosphoesterase family protein — translation MMKGLRILSLSDIHGDMDAYQIFLNRLEGQSFDVAIIAGDLGGLKEARTILSKLANFGKPILYVMGNWDSFSYLDNIHEAATHIHLTHQRIGDWVFLGYSGCSANLYCGNPSLAGKHEEFLSKARHYKRKYSSYELFCKSIVFKELQTYIHENQIDVDELIFVSHDRFYALPFTPVLYIFGHRHTPKYTYYKGIHCLNTSAISMESTMSNKDMDAPGNFCLIDLEGTACQINFQEIPSPYVRTDRFHGSCFQDVEENGYCDTAFFKKRKV, via the coding sequence ATGATGAAAGGCTTGCGTATTCTTTCATTGTCGGACATTCATGGCGACATGGATGCCTATCAAATATTCCTTAATAGGTTGGAGGGACAATCCTTTGATGTGGCTATCATAGCGGGTGACCTTGGGGGCCTAAAAGAGGCGAGAACAATTTTGTCCAAGCTCGCTAATTTCGGTAAGCCAATCCTTTACGTGATGGGTAATTGGGATTCCTTTTCCTACCTTGATAACATTCACGAAGCAGCTACGCATATCCACCTGACGCACCAGAGGATCGGAGATTGGGTGTTTCTAGGGTATAGCGGTTGCTCTGCTAATCTGTATTGCGGAAATCCTTCGCTTGCTGGTAAGCATGAGGAATTTTTGAGTAAAGCCCGTCATTACAAGCGGAAGTACAGTTCATATGAATTGTTTTGCAAATCGATCGTATTTAAAGAACTGCAAACATACATACACGAGAACCAGATAGATGTGGATGAATTGATCTTTGTCTCACATGACCGATTTTATGCGCTGCCATTTACCCCAGTTCTCTATATTTTCGGGCACAGGCACACCCCAAAATACACTTACTACAAGGGAATTCACTGTTTAAATACTTCAGCAATTTCTATGGAATCCACGATGTCTAATAAAGATATGGACGCTCCAGGAAACTTTTGTCTTATAGATCTTGAGGGAACGGCGTGTCAAATCAACTTTCAGGAAATTCCCAGCCCCTATGTTAGAACTGATCGTTTCCACGGTAGTTGCTTTCAAGACGTAGAAGAAAATGGTTATTGTGACACCGCATTCTTCAAAAAACGAAAGGTTTAG
- a CDS encoding DUF6880 family protein: protein MTTPKGEIKQLKDKLSSLKRVRRFIRWGESVGLARELRNVLQQIEEQVDDPQIGCELVANFYTTDRSVFDRCDDSSGHVGDVYRFDAQELFLSYASHYADKNQLAKLVLKTSLKDDYGIRDALLNSAAEFLPEEQLRWLVEQFQKLANTESDEFARRHWHYQVESLARQLKDPQLFEKTRLAAWGADLPTAGKIDIAEAYLESCDEHTALSWLEKIPQTENYQREKQDKLLLNIYGRLGDSEKQREAACRSFRRQRSRLLFEEWLVITGHAQHSTLLAEEIQVILNTPLLSLTDAAFLTDMEQYDAAESYLQARAEQLNGDYYQHLLPLAETFESLSRPLTASLLHRALLDSILLRGQTKTYGHGARYLRKLDLLAKTISDWKEMKPHAEYAAQIKQTHGRKTSFWARYEKR from the coding sequence ATGACAACCCCCAAAGGCGAGATAAAACAGCTCAAGGATAAACTGTCCTCACTCAAGCGCGTGCGTCGTTTCATCCGTTGGGGAGAATCAGTCGGATTGGCGCGTGAACTGCGAAATGTACTACAGCAGATTGAGGAGCAAGTAGACGATCCTCAGATCGGTTGTGAGCTGGTGGCAAATTTTTACACCACTGACCGCAGTGTCTTTGACCGTTGTGACGATTCAAGCGGACATGTCGGTGATGTTTATCGCTTTGATGCACAGGAACTCTTTCTCTCCTACGCCTCTCACTACGCAGACAAAAACCAGCTGGCTAAATTAGTGCTAAAAACCTCTCTCAAGGATGATTACGGCATACGCGATGCGCTGCTCAATAGCGCCGCTGAATTCCTGCCGGAAGAACAGTTGCGCTGGCTGGTCGAACAATTTCAGAAACTGGCAAATACAGAGTCAGATGAATTTGCACGCCGTCACTGGCACTACCAGGTGGAATCTTTGGCCCGGCAGCTCAAAGATCCACAACTGTTCGAGAAAACGCGTCTGGCGGCATGGGGAGCGGACCTTCCGACCGCCGGCAAGATTGACATTGCCGAAGCCTACCTGGAAAGTTGCGATGAACACACCGCTTTGAGCTGGTTGGAAAAAATTCCGCAAACGGAGAATTACCAACGGGAGAAGCAGGACAAATTGCTGCTGAATATTTATGGCCGCCTGGGAGACAGTGAAAAACAGAGAGAAGCCGCCTGTCGAAGCTTTCGCCGTCAGCGCAGCAGGCTTTTATTTGAAGAGTGGCTTGTCATCACCGGACATGCTCAGCATTCCACTCTTCTCGCCGAAGAAATACAGGTCATTCTGAACACCCCACTCCTCTCTCTGACCGATGCCGCATTTCTAACCGATATGGAACAATATGACGCTGCCGAAAGCTATCTGCAGGCCCGCGCTGAACAGCTGAACGGTGATTATTATCAGCACCTGCTCCCTCTCGCCGAAACCTTTGAATCCCTGTCCCGACCGTTGACCGCCAGTCTGCTCCACCGCGCCCTGCTCGATTCAATCCTACTCCGTGGACAAACCAAAACATACGGACATGGCGCACGTTATTTGCGCAAGCTGGACCTGCTGGCAAAAACTATCAGCGACTGGAAGGAGATGAAACCTCATGCGGAATATGCTGCCCAAATAAAGCAAACACATGGTCGGAAAACCAGCTTTTGGGCACGGTATGAAAAACGATAA
- a CDS encoding SufE family protein, translating into MTINDLQDKIIADFEELEDSFTKFAYLTELATTLPRLTEEQKSAANLVTGCQSQVWLELHCRNGKVELQGDSDTLIVRGILAIIATVYSGYHPQEIVNADFYLLERAGLMDVLSTERANGIAAILGKIHSYAAACLGCV; encoded by the coding sequence ATGACCATAAACGACCTACAGGACAAGATTATTGCCGACTTCGAGGAGCTGGAAGACAGTTTCACCAAGTTCGCCTACCTGACCGAGTTGGCAACCACCCTGCCCAGGCTGACAGAGGAACAGAAATCGGCTGCCAACCTAGTCACCGGCTGCCAGTCCCAAGTCTGGCTGGAGTTGCATTGCCGCAATGGCAAAGTCGAGCTGCAAGGGGACAGTGACACCCTGATCGTCCGCGGCATTCTGGCCATCATTGCTACGGTCTATTCCGGCTACCATCCGCAGGAGATCGTTAACGCCGACTTCTACCTTTTGGAACGGGCCGGGTTAATGGATGTGCTTTCCACGGAGCGGGCTAACGGCATTGCCGCCATCTTAGGAAAAATCCATTCTTACGCAGCAGCCTGTCTCGGTTGTGTTTAA
- a CDS encoding SufS family cysteine desulfurase, whose protein sequence is MSIDVEQIRRDFPILQETVYGRPLIYLDNAATTQLPTTVLDALQNHYRHDNANPHRGIYALGAKATAHRELARAEIGAFINARNPCEIVLCSGTTDAINLVAASFGDAFLKPGDEIIVSAMEHHSNWVPWQMLCRRQGARLKVIPLEDNGDLRLDRFTELLSEKTRLVAVTQVSNVLGTVNPLETIIKLAHQRDIPVLVDGAQSIRHEIIDVQQLDCDFFCFSGHKVLAPAGIGVLYAKENLLRQLQPTRFGGGMMAKVDLQQAVAEDLPHTFEAGTPNCAGAVALAAALRYLNSLGRDAVQRAEQDLTDYCCARLSAIADLHILGQPQRRAGVISFNVDNLHPYDIATLLDKLGIAVRSGQHCAQPLFEELGLNGAVRVSPAFYNSRAEIDSLVDSVTRVIDVLRRQESKP, encoded by the coding sequence ATTTTCCGATCCTGCAGGAAACAGTGTACGGCCGACCGCTGATCTACCTGGACAACGCAGCCACCACCCAGTTGCCCACTACGGTCCTCGACGCCCTGCAAAACCATTATCGCCATGACAATGCCAACCCCCACCGGGGGATTTACGCCCTCGGTGCCAAGGCCACCGCCCACCGGGAGCTGGCCCGTGCCGAGATTGGTGCGTTCATCAACGCGCGCAATCCGTGCGAAATTGTCCTTTGCTCGGGCACGACTGATGCCATCAACCTTGTTGCCGCCTCCTTTGGCGATGCCTTCCTGAAGCCGGGCGATGAGATCATTGTCTCCGCCATGGAACATCACTCCAACTGGGTTCCCTGGCAGATGTTGTGTCGCAGACAAGGTGCCAGACTCAAAGTTATTCCGCTGGAGGATAACGGTGATCTGCGCCTGGACCGCTTTACCGAGCTGCTCAGCGAAAAAACCCGCCTGGTGGCCGTGACCCAGGTCTCCAATGTGCTCGGCACCGTCAACCCTCTTGAAACCATCATCAAGCTGGCTCATCAGCGGGACATCCCCGTGCTGGTGGACGGCGCGCAAAGCATTCGTCATGAAATCATCGATGTCCAACAGCTGGATTGCGACTTTTTCTGTTTTTCCGGCCATAAAGTTCTGGCACCGGCCGGAATCGGGGTTTTGTATGCCAAGGAAAACCTGCTCCGCCAACTGCAACCGACCCGTTTCGGCGGCGGCATGATGGCCAAAGTCGACCTGCAACAGGCAGTTGCCGAAGACCTGCCCCATACCTTTGAGGCCGGAACGCCCAACTGTGCCGGAGCCGTGGCCCTGGCCGCCGCCCTGCGCTATCTGAACAGTCTGGGCCGAGACGCGGTTCAGCGGGCCGAACAGGACCTGACCGATTACTGCTGCGCCCGTCTCAGCGCCATTGCGGATTTGCACATTCTTGGCCAGCCGCAGCGGCGGGCCGGGGTGATAAGTTTCAATGTCGACAACCTCCACCCTTACGACATCGCCACGCTGCTGGACAAACTCGGCATCGCCGTACGCTCCGGCCAGCACTGCGCCCAGCCGTTGTTCGAGGAACTCGGCTTAAACGGTGCGGTGCGGGTCTCACCAGCCTTTTACAACAGCAGGGCAGAGATCGACAGTCTGGTTGACTCGGTAACGCGAGTCATCGACGTGCTGCGCCGCCAGGAATCCAAACCATGA
- a CDS encoding helix-turn-helix domain-containing protein produces the protein MEILNAGNLGALIRKKRKEDGLTLHDAAALCGVSHVFLSALENGKESVQLNKVLQVAACLGIEIHAQFRGWKARDTQA, from the coding sequence ATGGAGATTCTAAACGCCGGCAATCTCGGCGCTCTGATTCGCAAAAAACGTAAAGAGGATGGTCTCACACTTCATGATGCTGCCGCACTCTGCGGAGTCAGCCACGTCTTTCTTTCGGCGCTGGAAAATGGCAAAGAATCCGTGCAGCTCAATAAAGTTCTGCAGGTCGCCGCGTGTTTAGGCATCGAAATCCACGCCCAATTCAGAGGCTGGAAAGCCAGGGATACGCAGGCATGA